In Aminobacterium sp. MB27-C1, a single genomic region encodes these proteins:
- a CDS encoding BCCT family transporter has translation MGKSKKMNPVFIVALCITLFVVVWGIVDPEGLGVGASNVFDFLIAKFGWLYVSVMSLLLLFCVIIAFSRFGKIKLGDPDSKPEFSNFSWLAMLFSGSMGIGLVFYSVGEPLMHYMAPPLAEPRTAEAAAQAMQITFHHWGLHPWAGFCVMGLAIAYAQYRRGGKALVSSFMIPLTGEAGQKSVVCKIIDILAIFATLAGLATSLGLGAMQITSGLNHLLGLPDAFSTQMSVIIVITCIYVAAAVSGINKGIKMISDLNLYIAFAIMLVMFAVGPTVSILGSFLNGIGYYFSGIVKQSFLMAPYGGALSKWLGGWTVFYWAWWMAWAPFAGSFIARVSKGRTVREFIIGALLTPSLGTFVWFAVFGTSGIHLDIAGIAPVGQAVLENISTGLYKVFSYYPLGQVLSGLAAILVSTFFITSGQAASLVLAMYSEDGEINPSKIKIAIWGILLAALAAVLLMSGGLKALQTISIVAAFPFSVVMLIACVAIWKGFSQDPVVKNEIAERMRKDMNM, from the coding sequence ATGGGCAAAAGCAAGAAGATGAATCCAGTTTTTATTGTAGCGTTGTGTATCACTCTTTTTGTAGTTGTTTGGGGCATAGTTGATCCAGAAGGATTAGGTGTCGGAGCCAGTAATGTTTTTGATTTTTTAATAGCCAAATTTGGCTGGCTCTACGTTTCTGTAATGTCTTTACTTTTGCTTTTCTGTGTCATTATTGCTTTTAGCCGTTTTGGGAAAATTAAACTTGGTGATCCAGATTCAAAGCCGGAATTCAGCAATTTTTCATGGCTAGCCATGTTATTTTCTGGTTCTATGGGTATCGGTCTTGTCTTCTATAGCGTGGGAGAGCCTCTTATGCACTATATGGCTCCACCTTTAGCTGAACCTAGAACAGCTGAAGCTGCTGCGCAGGCAATGCAGATTACTTTTCACCATTGGGGACTTCACCCTTGGGCGGGTTTCTGCGTTATGGGACTTGCTATTGCTTATGCTCAGTATCGTCGTGGCGGAAAAGCTTTGGTTAGTAGTTTTATGATTCCCCTAACGGGAGAAGCCGGTCAGAAAAGTGTTGTTTGTAAAATAATAGATATATTGGCTATTTTTGCAACTTTGGCTGGATTAGCAACATCTCTTGGTCTTGGTGCTATGCAAATTACAAGCGGGTTGAATCATTTGCTTGGTTTACCAGATGCCTTTTCTACACAAATGAGTGTCATCATTGTAATTACTTGTATTTATGTGGCTGCAGCTGTCTCAGGAATCAATAAGGGAATCAAAATGATTTCTGATTTGAATCTATACATAGCTTTTGCGATTATGCTTGTAATGTTCGCAGTTGGCCCAACTGTATCAATTCTAGGCTCATTCCTTAATGGTATTGGTTACTATTTTAGTGGAATTGTAAAGCAATCTTTCTTAATGGCTCCTTATGGTGGAGCTCTCTCTAAATGGCTTGGAGGATGGACTGTCTTTTATTGGGCTTGGTGGATGGCCTGGGCTCCTTTCGCTGGTTCTTTTATTGCAAGAGTTTCTAAAGGACGCACCGTACGAGAGTTTATTATTGGAGCTCTTCTTACTCCCAGCTTAGGAACCTTTGTTTGGTTTGCAGTTTTTGGAACATCAGGTATTCATCTTGACATTGCAGGAATTGCTCCTGTAGGGCAAGCAGTTTTAGAAAATATCTCAACAGGTCTATATAAGGTTTTTTCTTATTACCCCTTAGGTCAGGTCTTATCTGGTCTTGCAGCTATTTTGGTTTCGACGTTTTTCATTACGTCTGGGCAAGCTGCTTCTCTTGTTCTAGCTATGTATTCTGAAGATGGTGAGATTAATCCTTCTAAAATTAAGATAGCAATTTGGGGCATTCTTTTAGCTGCTTTGGCGGCTGTTCTCTTAATGAGTGGAGGATTGAAGGCTCTACAGACAATTTCTATAGTTGCGGCATTTCCATTTTCTGTCGTTATGCTTATTGCTTGCGTGGCTATATGGAAAGGCTTTTCACAGGATCCTGTTGTTAAAAACGAAATAGCAGAACGTATGCGTAAAGATATGAATATGTAA
- a CDS encoding SHOCT domain-containing protein yields the protein MRMLFFMVLGLSIVFPYFAFANSESLPWSMWHPMMFGFPGGIFMMLIIIVGIVILLVLLFKKEPTPHLVSSTHEAALDILKRRYARGEISREEFEQMRRDIEE from the coding sequence ATGCGTATGTTATTTTTTATGGTTTTAGGGTTAAGTATCGTATTTCCATATTTTGCTTTTGCAAATTCAGAGAGTCTGCCATGGAGTATGTGGCATCCAATGATGTTTGGATTTCCAGGAGGGATTTTTATGATGCTAATCATTATCGTTGGCATTGTCATATTGCTCGTTTTGCTTTTCAAAAAAGAGCCAACACCCCATTTGGTTTCATCTACACATGAAGCGGCTTTAGATATTTTAAAACGTCGTTATGCACGAGGAGAAATATCAAGAGAAGAATTTGAACAGATGAGAAGAGATATTGAAGAATAA
- a CDS encoding ATP-binding protein, translated as MSEKVLHVTAYESILKTLLEPFALHEIIRDEEGCPIDFRFIDVNPSYEKVMRRKRINVVGKTFQEVWPNPEELWMDNMLETAKSGHSRHFEGYSRETDRYLHALFFPVNSNVIGVLFLDLTQYYQSEEALDRSQRMLLKYSQELQSLVTRLSLTEEGIRRTIAREIHDQFGYSFVTVMNNLKQIRKLADEDEAALSKVNDTINILQDIIDDARELTFQISSPILYEVGLGAAIKDLGERLFKKNNIYFTYRGKVCDQGIDDNVTVLLFQIVRELFVNVIKHAQATKVSATLRRTPRNAEIVVDDNGIGFEKNNLFLISGSNHFGLFSIKERLNYIGGTVEILSEPGKGSTILVSAPANTTDLQERKVKF; from the coding sequence ATGTCAGAAAAAGTCCTTCATGTCACAGCGTATGAATCTATTTTAAAAACTCTTTTAGAACCGTTTGCTTTACATGAAATTATAAGGGATGAAGAGGGATGTCCTATTGATTTCCGCTTTATTGACGTTAATCCTTCTTATGAAAAAGTAATGAGGCGCAAACGTATTAACGTTGTAGGAAAAACTTTTCAGGAGGTTTGGCCTAATCCTGAAGAGTTATGGATGGATAACATGCTTGAAACAGCTAAGTCTGGTCATTCCAGACATTTTGAAGGGTACAGCAGGGAAACAGATCGTTATCTTCATGCCTTGTTTTTTCCAGTAAACAGTAATGTTATAGGTGTTCTTTTTCTTGATCTTACGCAATATTATCAATCAGAAGAAGCTCTTGATAGAAGTCAGAGGATGCTTTTGAAATACAGTCAGGAATTACAAAGTTTAGTAACTCGTCTGTCTCTTACAGAAGAAGGAATTCGCCGCACTATAGCTCGAGAGATACATGATCAATTTGGCTATTCTTTTGTGACGGTCATGAATAATCTAAAGCAAATACGGAAATTGGCAGATGAAGATGAAGCTGCACTTTCTAAAGTGAATGATACCATTAATATTTTGCAAGATATTATTGATGATGCACGAGAATTGACGTTTCAAATCAGTTCCCCTATCTTGTACGAGGTGGGGTTAGGTGCAGCAATAAAAGATTTAGGAGAACGGTTATTTAAAAAAAATAATATCTACTTCACATATAGAGGAAAAGTCTGTGATCAAGGTATTGATGATAATGTAACTGTTCTTTTATTTCAAATTGTCAGGGAACTGTTTGTCAATGTAATTAAACATGCACAAGCGACAAAAGTTTCTGCTACATTGAGGCGTACACCTCGTAATGCTGAAATAGTTGTAGATGATAACGGAATTGGCTTTGAAAAAAACAATTTATTTCTCATAAGTGGTTCAAATCACTTTGGATTATTCAGCATTAAAGAAAGGCTTAATTATATTGGAGGAACGGTTGAAATTCTTAGTGAGCCGGGGAAAGGAAGTACTATCTTAGTTTCAGCTCCAGCCAATACAACAGATTTACAGGAGCGAAAGGTTAAATTTTAG
- a CDS encoding molybdopterin-dependent oxidoreductase — MSRNHFLLVSVFLIAIYIFFPSVHSSYAQTLTTVEINEYEGTKLGSIKDFRENSIKGIQEVNPDTYTLVVDGLVETPLSFTLEELTEKLPRAKKVIRIDCVEGWAVTCLWEGFLITDLINLSVPKKESKIIIFHAVDGYTTSLPLEYIKEKNIMLADHINGIVLPQAQGFPLQLVAEDKWGYKWIRWITRLELSDDERYKGYWESRGYSNQGDIDKSMFGD, encoded by the coding sequence ATGTCCCGAAATCACTTTCTATTAGTGAGTGTTTTTTTAATAGCCATATATATTTTCTTCCCTTCAGTACATTCTAGTTACGCCCAAACTCTGACCACTGTAGAGATAAACGAATACGAAGGAACAAAGTTAGGCTCAATAAAAGATTTTAGAGAAAATTCAATCAAAGGAATTCAAGAGGTAAATCCAGATACATATACACTCGTTGTGGATGGACTTGTAGAAACCCCCCTTTCTTTTACTTTAGAAGAACTTACGGAGAAACTCCCCCGAGCCAAGAAAGTTATACGTATAGATTGTGTTGAAGGCTGGGCTGTAACATGTTTATGGGAAGGTTTTCTCATAACCGATCTCATCAACCTCAGTGTGCCTAAAAAAGAAAGTAAAATTATTATCTTTCATGCCGTCGACGGGTATACAACGTCGTTACCACTCGAATACATTAAAGAGAAGAATATTATGTTAGCTGATCATATAAATGGAATAGTACTTCCACAAGCGCAAGGATTTCCACTTCAGCTTGTAGCAGAAGATAAGTGGGGATATAAATGGATTCGTTGGATTACGCGCCTTGAGTTATCGGATGACGAAAGGTATAAGGGGTACTGGGAATCTCGAGGATATAGCAATCAAGGAGATATTGATAAATCAATGTTTGGGGATTAA
- a CDS encoding glycine/sarcosine/betaine reductase component B subunit has product MRLEIGNFHVKDMVFGDATAFSNGVLTINKKEALDVVFEDAHITEAELHIVKPGDMVRITPVKDAFEPRCKVTGNSIFPGFFDSFEPVGQGRTHALKECSVLSVGKHWGCFQDGLIDMGGEFQNHTIFGSMTNLVLVAETDEEFEKRAFQKRNIAHRKAGMRLAKYLGECLRHLEPEDIEVYDLPPLGKRGSDVESLPRVAYIMKVLAQWEDRGYNAEYYGWDTKRILPMYVHPNEILDGAIAGGSFTPASNNMSTYSFQNNSIVKKLMKEHGKEINFLGVILSNETVELSEKKLCVLTDSRLAQALGADGVIISREGYGNADVGFMLTIAELEKMGIKTVGAVNECTGRDGASQPMVLMRKEADALVSTGNVSEILELPSMPVVLGDLESIARDGCGGGWEGCVREDGSLTIEAQAFLDGDAQTGDSIKRCAEF; this is encoded by the coding sequence ATGAGATTAGAGATAGGTAATTTTCATGTGAAAGATATGGTTTTTGGCGATGCGACAGCTTTTAGTAACGGCGTTCTTACTATAAATAAAAAAGAAGCCTTAGATGTAGTTTTTGAAGACGCTCACATTACGGAAGCAGAATTACATATCGTTAAGCCGGGTGACATGGTTCGTATCACGCCTGTAAAGGATGCTTTTGAACCAAGATGTAAAGTTACTGGAAATTCTATTTTCCCTGGTTTTTTTGATAGTTTCGAACCTGTAGGACAAGGACGTACCCATGCGTTAAAGGAGTGTTCCGTTCTCTCTGTTGGAAAACATTGGGGATGTTTTCAGGATGGTCTAATCGATATGGGAGGAGAATTTCAGAACCATACTATTTTCGGCTCAATGACCAATTTGGTTCTTGTAGCAGAAACTGACGAAGAATTTGAAAAGAGAGCATTCCAAAAAAGAAATATAGCCCATCGTAAAGCAGGGATGCGTCTGGCAAAATATTTAGGCGAATGCCTACGACATCTTGAGCCGGAGGATATAGAAGTTTATGATTTACCTCCTCTTGGTAAGCGCGGATCAGATGTAGAGTCACTTCCTCGTGTTGCGTATATAATGAAGGTGTTGGCACAATGGGAAGACAGAGGATATAACGCAGAGTACTATGGTTGGGATACAAAGAGAATTCTTCCTATGTATGTGCATCCCAATGAAATTCTTGACGGTGCTATTGCGGGAGGCAGTTTTACACCTGCTTCAAACAATATGTCAACATATTCCTTTCAAAATAATTCCATAGTCAAAAAACTAATGAAAGAGCACGGTAAAGAAATCAATTTCCTTGGCGTCATTCTGAGCAATGAGACAGTTGAGCTCAGCGAGAAAAAGCTGTGCGTTTTAACAGATAGTCGTTTAGCGCAAGCTTTAGGGGCAGACGGAGTCATCATTTCCAGAGAAGGATATGGAAATGCTGATGTGGGTTTTATGCTCACTATAGCAGAGCTTGAAAAAATGGGGATAAAAACGGTAGGTGCGGTTAATGAATGCACAGGAAGAGACGGAGCTTCTCAACCTATGGTGCTTATGAGAAAAGAAGCTGATGCCCTGGTTTCTACAGGAAATGTATCAGAAATTTTAGAGTTGCCTTCTATGCCTGTTGTTTTAGGAGATTTAGAGTCTATTGCTCGAGACGGTTGTGGTGGTGGATGGGAAGGTTGTGTACGTGAAGATGGCTCTCTCACTATTGAGGCGCAGGCCTTTCTTGATGGCGATGCTCAAACAGGCGATTCTATTAAACGCTGTGCGGAGTTTTAA
- a CDS encoding response regulator transcription factor: protein MKILLVDDHKMFLDGLKRSLEQNNFIEEIFTAISGKEALRVISQNSDIDLAIVDVTMPDMNGSILTQKLKKCLPDLKVLALSMYSNVYIISDMLRSGATGYVLKDCETEELERAIQAVYYGAFYLCSTAGSLIIKNYLNLLENSEELREPELTEREREILCLLAHGLKVHEIAQKLSISRHTVNTHRSNIMAKLNCDTFVDLIRYCIREGICKE, encoded by the coding sequence ATGAAAATATTGCTTGTTGATGATCATAAAATGTTTCTTGATGGATTGAAGCGATCCCTTGAACAAAATAATTTTATTGAAGAAATATTTACAGCGATCAGTGGAAAAGAAGCGTTGCGAGTCATAAGTCAAAATTCGGATATAGATTTAGCCATCGTAGATGTTACGATGCCTGATATGAATGGAAGCATACTCACCCAAAAGTTAAAGAAATGCTTACCTGATTTGAAGGTACTAGCACTTTCCATGTATTCTAATGTTTATATTATTTCTGATATGCTTCGATCGGGAGCTACTGGATACGTTTTAAAAGATTGCGAGACAGAAGAGCTGGAGAGAGCTATTCAAGCGGTATATTATGGAGCTTTTTACTTGTGTTCTACAGCAGGTTCGTTGATTATAAAAAACTACCTTAACCTCCTGGAAAACTCAGAAGAGTTAAGAGAACCTGAGTTAACAGAGAGAGAAAGAGAAATTTTATGCCTTTTAGCTCATGGGCTTAAAGTTCATGAAATAGCACAAAAACTTTCTATAAGCCGCCATACCGTTAATACTCATAGAAGCAATATCATGGCAAAGCTTAACTGTGATACTTTTGTTGATTTGATCCGATATTGTATTCGAGAGGGTATTTGCAAAGAGTAA
- a CDS encoding glycine/betaine/sarcosine/D-proline family reductase selenoprotein B, which yields MLKAIHYINQFFGQIGGEDKADYRPSFHTELVGCSNILNSLLSEIEITHTIICGDNYVNEHTEEALSEIIGWLEKEEFDFFFAGPAFMAGRYGSGCGLICKAVANHFNVPVITSMNEENPGVELFKKDIYIFKGGRKATFMKQDAEKMALFADKIARKEVLAPAVEEGYFGRGIRHQYFPKPSIPAHDRLFSMLMKKLKGESFQTELPIPEPDIVPIASAVKDITKARIALVTSGGIVPKENPDRIQSASATIWGEYNVSQLDRLPAGDFVTIHAGYDSEAANADPNRVLPLDALKYLVKEEKIGSVNDYYFATVGTGTTQKEASRMALEIVEKLKEQAVDAVVLVTTUGTCTRCGSTMAKEIEKAGIPVVVITNLTDIAASIGPNRIVQGSSIPHPLGNPSLEKDQEFEFRLAIVKKAILALTDDIQKQTVFE from the coding sequence ATGTTGAAAGCTATCCATTACATAAATCAGTTTTTTGGACAAATTGGGGGAGAAGACAAGGCTGATTATCGGCCCTCTTTTCACACAGAGTTAGTTGGTTGCTCTAATATACTCAATTCTCTTCTTTCTGAAATTGAAATTACACATACTATCATCTGCGGGGACAATTATGTAAATGAGCATACAGAAGAAGCCCTTTCAGAGATCATTGGATGGTTGGAAAAAGAGGAATTTGACTTTTTCTTTGCCGGTCCGGCATTTATGGCTGGGCGATACGGAAGTGGTTGTGGCCTTATCTGTAAAGCTGTAGCGAATCATTTTAACGTGCCAGTAATTACATCTATGAATGAAGAGAATCCTGGCGTTGAATTGTTCAAGAAGGATATATACATCTTTAAAGGTGGTCGAAAAGCTACCTTTATGAAACAAGATGCGGAAAAGATGGCTCTTTTTGCAGATAAAATTGCTCGTAAAGAGGTCTTGGCTCCTGCTGTGGAAGAGGGATATTTCGGACGAGGCATTCGTCACCAATATTTTCCCAAACCATCAATTCCTGCCCATGATCGTCTCTTTAGCATGTTAATGAAAAAGTTGAAAGGTGAATCTTTTCAAACGGAGTTGCCTATTCCTGAACCAGATATTGTTCCTATTGCTTCAGCTGTAAAGGATATAACTAAGGCTAGAATTGCTTTAGTTACATCTGGTGGAATAGTACCTAAGGAAAATCCTGACAGGATACAATCTGCTTCTGCAACTATTTGGGGAGAGTATAACGTTTCTCAACTTGATAGGCTTCCTGCTGGAGATTTTGTAACAATTCATGCAGGTTATGATTCAGAAGCTGCTAATGCTGATCCTAACAGAGTCTTACCCCTTGATGCTCTGAAATATCTAGTAAAAGAAGAAAAGATTGGATCTGTAAACGATTATTATTTTGCAACAGTAGGTACGGGAACAACTCAAAAAGAAGCTTCACGAATGGCATTGGAGATTGTAGAAAAATTAAAAGAACAGGCTGTGGATGCTGTAGTTCTTGTGACTACCTGAGGAACCTGTACTCGTTGCGGGTCAACGATGGCTAAGGAAATAGAAAAAGCTGGCATTCCTGTTGTTGTAATTACAAATTTAACCGATATAGCTGCTTCTATCGGTCCTAATAGGATAGTTCAAGGAAGTTCCATTCCTCATCCACTTGGTAATCCTTCCCTTGAAAAAGATCAAGAATTCGAGTTTAGATTAGCAATTGTAAAGAAGGCTATTTTAGCCTTAACAGATGACATTCAGAAACAGACAGTCTTTGAATGA
- a CDS encoding HAD-IIA family hydrolase — MLADLFDAFFFDLDGVVYISRELTPGAQEALSRLRERDKTIRFLTNNPTTRKRITKRLHRMGIDAKDEEVITSGWVTGVYAAEHGIRRAWVLGDDYLKEEIANAGVKIVNDFTCDAVIAGWGDSITLAEIRRAALAIHNGVTFIATNADCNFPSENGPLAAVGAVVEALHVASGRSPQIIGKPYSPMFLKALDTLTFSSDKAVMIGDTPSVDILGAHQIGMQAILMGENISFPFSNDYRNADAHIVTLLDLFDPDVSIREWQAPSHIWPQSVEPGVAGVVFNDKGEVLLMKRADNGLWGIPSGHIEPAEKVEHAIIREIFEETGLEVEVQRLIGVYSDPASQIIRYPDLKICHFITTCFECKMKGGILKKTGEETLNAGFFDPQKLPTPLMPMHPQWLSDALSHCEKSYIR; from the coding sequence ATGCTTGCGGATTTATTTGATGCCTTTTTCTTTGACCTTGATGGCGTAGTTTATATAAGCAGAGAGCTTACACCTGGTGCGCAAGAAGCCCTTTCTCGTTTGAGAGAAAGGGATAAAACTATTCGCTTTCTTACGAACAATCCTACGACGCGTAAACGAATTACGAAACGTTTGCATAGGATGGGTATTGATGCAAAAGATGAAGAAGTTATAACTTCAGGCTGGGTTACAGGTGTTTACGCTGCAGAACATGGAATAAGACGGGCTTGGGTTTTGGGTGATGATTATTTGAAAGAAGAAATAGCCAATGCTGGAGTCAAAATCGTTAATGACTTTACGTGCGATGCGGTTATTGCTGGATGGGGAGATTCAATAACTTTGGCTGAAATAAGGCGCGCTGCACTTGCCATTCATAACGGGGTAACTTTTATTGCTACGAATGCTGACTGTAATTTTCCATCGGAGAACGGGCCTCTAGCAGCTGTAGGAGCTGTCGTTGAAGCTCTTCATGTTGCATCTGGAAGGTCCCCTCAGATAATAGGCAAACCCTATTCCCCGATGTTTTTAAAGGCTTTAGATACATTAACTTTTTCGAGTGATAAAGCTGTTATGATTGGAGACACTCCTAGTGTGGATATTTTGGGTGCTCATCAAATAGGTATGCAAGCTATTCTTATGGGAGAGAATATTTCCTTTCCTTTCTCTAACGATTATAGAAATGCAGATGCTCATATTGTGACGTTACTAGATTTATTTGACCCTGATGTTTCAATAAGGGAATGGCAAGCACCTTCACATATTTGGCCGCAAAGTGTAGAACCAGGTGTAGCGGGTGTTGTCTTTAATGATAAGGGAGAAGTTCTCTTGATGAAACGAGCAGATAACGGATTGTGGGGCATTCCATCTGGGCACATTGAACCTGCTGAAAAGGTTGAGCATGCGATCATACGAGAAATTTTCGAAGAAACAGGATTGGAAGTGGAAGTACAACGTTTAATTGGTGTCTACTCGGATCCTGCATCACAAATTATTCGTTATCCAGATTTGAAAATTTGTCATTTTATTACAACATGTTTTGAGTGTAAAATGAAAGGAGGAATTTTGAAAAAAACAGGTGAGGAAACTCTGAATGCTGGTTTCTTTGATCCTCAAAAGTTGCCAACACCGTTGATGCCTATGCATCCACAATGGCTCTCTGATGCTTTGAGCCATTGCGAAAAATCCTACATTCGCTAA